One Natrinema halophilum genomic window carries:
- a CDS encoding response regulator codes for MNENHGRNEDRRRDEISSDDLFDVLSDEKRRAVLFHLRQHGAATVDELVDVLVGIGEGNFTESGREHVFISLYHVHLPKLAGQGLISYDPDDQIVEFTATSDDVDEWLDLAVRRDIAIERLSETRGRKDDLETIRVLLTDDEPGLPETVAAYVEREYDEMEITTATSTSEAVNHLEEESFDCIVSDYKMPGISGLDFLKTVRESDGTIPFILFTAKGSEEVASQAITNGVSDYVTKSTDTAQFDELADRIRKAVGQNGDTD; via the coding sequence ATGAACGAGAATCACGGGAGGAACGAGGACCGCAGGAGAGATGAAATCTCGAGTGACGATCTATTCGACGTCCTTTCCGACGAAAAACGACGAGCGGTGCTGTTCCACCTTCGCCAACATGGAGCCGCGACGGTCGACGAACTCGTCGACGTACTCGTCGGTATCGGCGAGGGAAACTTTACGGAGAGCGGCCGTGAGCACGTCTTTATCTCGTTGTATCATGTTCACCTGCCTAAACTCGCAGGACAGGGGCTCATCTCATACGATCCGGACGACCAAATCGTCGAGTTCACGGCCACCAGTGACGATGTCGATGAGTGGCTCGACCTGGCGGTCCGTCGTGATATAGCGATCGAGAGACTCTCCGAAACGCGCGGCCGAAAAGACGATCTGGAGACGATTCGAGTGTTGCTTACCGACGACGAACCGGGTCTCCCCGAAACCGTTGCGGCATACGTCGAGCGCGAGTACGACGAGATGGAGATAACAACTGCGACCAGCACGAGTGAAGCGGTAAATCACCTCGAGGAGGAGTCGTTCGATTGTATCGTAAGCGACTACAAGATGCCGGGCATCAGCGGATTGGACTTCCTCAAGACAGTCCGCGAGAGTGACGGGACGATTCCGTTCATCCTCTTCACTGCCAAGGGGAGCGAAGAGGTCGCCAGTCAGGCCATTACGAACGGTGTCTCCGACTACGTCACGAAGAGCACGGACACCGCTCAGTTCGACGAACTGGCCGATCGGATCCGAAAGGCTGTCGGCCAAAACGGCGATACTGACTAA
- a CDS encoding response regulator encodes MSTELESDRTRSVCILCVDDDPGFVALISKLLERESDQFTTITSTSGPEALDHLQSESIDCVVSDYQMPGMDGLEFLDHVRAEYGDLPFILFTSKGSEEIASEAISRGVTDYLQKGSNTELYEVLANRVQNAVAQYQSQRAQQWLLELAENTDQILFICSHDWSELLYVNSTYEDISGRSITALRTDPTDMVSAVHPDDREQVRDAMETVSAGEPVDLTFRVNPDEQYQRWLRIRGEPIFDDEGAVVRLIGFGTDITEEQRSRQRRERQQQTLVELATDEAVTTGDLETAARRITETSAHVLDVPRVNIWLFEADDDEGTLNCVDHYEKSRDEHSSDKQVTATDYPTYFSALESQRSIAADTAREDPRTAELTDDYLEVHDIGALLDSPVRSEGKMIGAICHEHVGGPREWTEDEIEFVSDVSDIVYRAFRNRERNEYERELERQNERLEEFAAVVSHDLTNPLTVASTSLDMARDSGDEADFERAEEALDRMDDLIDDLLTLARQGQQVEETVPIALDAVAESAWEGVQSDDATLIVDFDAYRITADEARLHQLFENLFSNAIEHGSKRGRTDGSASEPAKTQRESEEGAGVEGVTITVGLLEAEAGFYVADDGPGLPDVERELLFEKGFSTTEGGTGFGLSIVESIASAHGWTVEATDSEAGGARFEIRFGTDNPWSQRADEQRSGE; translated from the coding sequence ATGAGCACCGAACTGGAATCCGACCGCACACGCTCAGTTTGTATCCTTTGTGTCGACGACGATCCAGGCTTCGTCGCGCTGATCTCGAAGCTGTTAGAGCGAGAATCTGATCAGTTCACGACGATTACGTCCACGAGCGGTCCAGAAGCGCTCGATCACCTGCAATCGGAGTCGATTGACTGTGTGGTGAGCGATTACCAGATGCCCGGGATGGACGGGCTGGAATTTCTCGATCACGTCCGTGCCGAGTACGGTGATCTCCCGTTCATCCTCTTTACGAGCAAAGGCAGCGAGGAGATCGCCAGCGAGGCAATCTCTCGAGGTGTCACCGATTACCTCCAGAAGGGATCGAATACCGAACTGTACGAAGTGCTCGCCAATCGGGTCCAGAACGCGGTCGCCCAGTACCAGAGCCAACGCGCCCAGCAGTGGTTACTCGAACTCGCCGAAAACACGGATCAGATTCTTTTTATCTGCTCGCACGACTGGAGCGAGTTGCTGTACGTAAATTCCACGTACGAGGACATCTCCGGTCGTTCGATTACCGCCCTTCGGACCGATCCGACGGATATGGTAAGTGCTGTTCACCCCGACGACCGTGAGCAGGTACGGGACGCCATGGAGACGGTTTCGGCTGGTGAACCGGTCGATCTTACGTTCCGTGTCAATCCCGACGAACAGTACCAGCGGTGGCTCCGAATCCGTGGAGAGCCGATTTTCGACGACGAGGGAGCAGTCGTTCGGCTCATCGGTTTCGGGACCGACATCACCGAGGAACAGCGGAGCCGACAGCGCCGTGAGCGCCAACAACAGACGCTCGTCGAACTGGCTACCGACGAGGCAGTCACGACCGGAGACCTCGAAACGGCTGCCCGACGGATCACCGAAACCTCGGCGCACGTACTCGACGTCCCTCGGGTCAACATCTGGCTCTTCGAAGCGGACGACGACGAGGGGACTCTCAACTGCGTGGATCACTACGAAAAGAGCCGTGACGAGCACTCGAGTGACAAGCAGGTAACTGCGACGGATTATCCAACGTATTTCTCGGCGCTCGAATCCCAGCGATCGATCGCTGCCGATACCGCCCGTGAAGACCCGCGCACGGCGGAGTTGACGGACGACTACCTCGAGGTCCACGACATCGGCGCGTTGTTGGACAGCCCTGTCCGGTCGGAGGGAAAGATGATCGGCGCGATCTGTCACGAACACGTCGGTGGCCCGCGGGAGTGGACGGAAGACGAGATCGAATTCGTCAGTGACGTCTCCGATATCGTCTACCGGGCGTTTCGCAACCGTGAACGGAACGAGTACGAGCGGGAACTCGAGCGCCAGAACGAACGCTTAGAGGAATTCGCCGCCGTCGTCAGTCACGACCTGACGAATCCGCTGACCGTGGCCAGTACCTCGCTCGATATGGCTCGCGACAGCGGAGACGAGGCGGACTTCGAGCGTGCCGAGGAGGCGCTCGATCGAATGGACGACCTCATCGATGACCTCCTCACGCTCGCACGACAGGGCCAGCAGGTCGAAGAGACCGTGCCAATCGCACTCGATGCAGTGGCAGAGTCCGCCTGGGAGGGGGTTCAGAGCGACGATGCAACATTGATCGTCGATTTCGACGCGTATCGGATCACGGCCGACGAGGCCAGACTGCACCAACTGTTCGAGAACCTCTTCTCGAACGCCATCGAACACGGTTCGAAGCGCGGTCGAACGGACGGTTCAGCGTCAGAGCCTGCCAAGACACAGCGTGAATCGGAGGAGGGGGCAGGTGTCGAGGGTGTCACCATCACAGTCGGTCTCCTCGAAGCGGAGGCGGGATTCTACGTGGCTGACGACGGCCCCGGCCTCCCGGACGTCGAGCGCGAGCTACTCTTCGAGAAGGGGTTTTCCACGACCGAAGGGGGGACGGGCTTTGGCCTCTCGATCGTCGAGAGCATCGCCAGCGCTCACGGCTGGACTGTCGAGGCGACCGACAGCGAGGCGGGTGGTGCCAGGTTCGAGATCCGATTCGGCACGGACAACCCGTGGTCACAGCGAGCGGACGAGCAACGGAGCGGGGAGTGA
- a CDS encoding permease, translating to MDRNEYAILSIIALATVGIGVFTTTKPLRAFFLESTRQFVTTTIAMVWITWWALVIGFAIAGGVEAWTSNEAVSDLLEGHGPREIGYGSLFGFVSSSCSYSAIATAKNLFKKGGSAAATLGAFMFASTNLVIEIGAVIWILLGWQFLLANVVGGFILIGMMAVGFVYLVPDAVVEQARRNVLEEGEATVQDPVCGMELNPEEADYSTEHDGQTYYFCSQSCAESFDPEKANTTVREQATSLSGWKALADKQWKEWGMLWDEIAIGFVFAGLIAGFIPREVWTSVFSEPTFGLPVYIVWTAALGAIIGVATFVCSVGNVPFGAVLWTNGLPFGSVLSYIYADLIVPPIMDAYREYYGSTFAAILSGMIFISAVLTGVIIHFLFLGLGFIPDPSTAQIAEVKIEMNYKMALNVAATAFFLFLYWLHRSNTPDEGGHGEHAHAAD from the coding sequence GTGGACAGAAACGAATACGCGATCCTCTCGATCATCGCGCTCGCGACGGTCGGCATCGGCGTATTCACGACGACGAAGCCGTTGCGTGCGTTCTTCCTCGAAAGCACGCGACAGTTCGTGACGACCACAATCGCGATGGTGTGGATCACGTGGTGGGCGCTCGTGATCGGATTCGCTATCGCAGGCGGTGTCGAGGCCTGGACGTCGAACGAGGCGGTCTCGGACCTCCTCGAGGGACACGGACCCCGCGAAATCGGCTACGGGTCGCTGTTCGGGTTCGTCTCCTCGTCGTGTTCGTACAGCGCTATCGCAACCGCGAAGAACCTGTTCAAGAAGGGCGGATCCGCCGCAGCCACCCTCGGCGCGTTCATGTTCGCCTCGACGAATCTCGTCATCGAGATCGGCGCCGTCATCTGGATCCTGCTCGGCTGGCAGTTCCTCCTGGCGAACGTCGTCGGCGGATTCATACTCATCGGGATGATGGCGGTGGGCTTCGTGTATCTCGTCCCCGACGCCGTCGTCGAACAGGCCCGACGGAACGTCCTCGAGGAGGGCGAAGCGACCGTCCAGGACCCCGTTTGTGGAATGGAGCTCAACCCCGAGGAGGCCGATTATTCGACCGAGCACGACGGCCAGACATACTACTTCTGCTCGCAGTCCTGTGCGGAAAGCTTCGACCCAGAGAAGGCGAATACCACCGTCCGCGAGCAGGCGACGTCGCTCTCGGGGTGGAAGGCGCTGGCCGACAAACAGTGGAAGGAGTGGGGAATGCTCTGGGACGAGATCGCGATCGGCTTCGTCTTTGCTGGGCTCATCGCCGGGTTCATTCCGCGAGAGGTCTGGACGTCCGTCTTTTCCGAGCCGACGTTCGGACTGCCCGTGTACATCGTCTGGACTGCAGCGCTCGGCGCGATAATCGGCGTCGCCACGTTCGTCTGTTCGGTCGGCAACGTCCCGTTCGGTGCCGTCCTCTGGACGAACGGGCTCCCGTTCGGATCGGTGCTCTCGTACATCTACGCCGACCTCATCGTCCCGCCGATCATGGACGCCTACCGCGAATACTACGGTTCGACGTTCGCTGCCATCCTCTCGGGGATGATCTTTATTTCGGCGGTTCTCACGGGGGTCATCATCCACTTCCTGTTCCTCGGACTCGGATTCATCCCGGACCCCTCGACGGCGCAGATCGCGGAGGTCAAAATCGAGATGAACTACAAGATGGCGCTCAACGTGGCAGCAACCGCGTTCTTCCTGTTCCTCTACTGGCTCCACCGCTCGAATACCCCCGACGAAGGCGGTCACGGCGAACACGCCCACGCTGCGGACTAA
- a CDS encoding helix-turn-helix domain-containing protein → MRYLTVLAHPAESSGFHPLGRALSDEPSIEREAIHNVELLPDGTVLLLAEGSGDKTRYEEIMRDSPAVIDYLVSGGTRWMAVSQFEPTDVTRRILELERESDMILEMPIRITSDGSLRITYLGSESDLRELFEYAADAAAVTFEVVKTGTYEPDEGSFTRELTARQREVLEAAVEVGYYNAPRQATHEDVATTVGIAPATAGEHLRKIEERVFGALVR, encoded by the coding sequence ATGCGCTATCTCACGGTGCTCGCCCACCCCGCTGAAAGCAGCGGGTTCCATCCGCTCGGTCGAGCTCTCTCGGACGAGCCGTCGATCGAACGAGAAGCGATTCACAACGTCGAACTCCTTCCCGACGGAACGGTACTGTTGCTCGCCGAGGGAAGCGGCGACAAGACTCGTTACGAGGAGATCATGCGGGATTCTCCCGCAGTCATCGACTATCTCGTCTCCGGGGGGACGCGGTGGATGGCGGTGAGTCAGTTCGAGCCAACGGATGTAACGCGCCGGATACTGGAACTCGAACGGGAGTCGGATATGATCCTCGAGATGCCGATCCGCATTACGTCCGACGGGTCGCTTCGAATAACGTATCTGGGAAGCGAGTCAGACTTGCGGGAGCTGTTCGAATACGCCGCTGACGCGGCCGCAGTAACGTTCGAGGTCGTCAAGACAGGTACGTACGAACCGGATGAGGGATCGTTTACGAGGGAACTGACGGCTCGACAGCGGGAGGTGCTCGAAGCGGCCGTCGAAGTCGGATACTACAATGCACCCCGGCAGGCGACGCACGAAGACGTGGCGACAACCGTTGGAATTGCACCCGCGACCGCCGGAGAACACCTCCGCAAGATCGAGGAGCGAGTGTTCGGTGCGCTGGTTCGGTGA
- a CDS encoding FAD-dependent monooxygenase: protein MNDSQTTSDIAIVGGGICGLTTAIALEQRGLSPTVYEAASEYRPIGAGLLLQTNALLVFDRLGIVDRVRAAGVPLEDVQIRSPDGRVLQRFDLDGLERRDFGYGYVAIHRGDLQRILLDELSTDVETGMACTDVTGTESPAVLFDDGTLVRPDVLIGADGIDSEVRNVIAPDVELQALDSVVYRAIAEIESLDRHRRLGFEVWGDGTYTGGAPIASDRFYWFATVQKGAADAIDSRELTAVLRDRFAEFPDPVPSVLESLEPADVFRTDLTDVPSLDRWSRGSVVLAGDAAHGMVPFAGQGAAQAIEDALMLAHSIDRHGTPADAFEAYEAERKTRADRIRAEARRLGTLGTMRSSIGCRVRNFAVAHLPAALFHRFRLRRMSGTSLPEAATCDPFSRR from the coding sequence ATGAACGACAGCCAGACGACGTCCGATATCGCCATCGTCGGCGGCGGAATCTGTGGATTAACCACCGCGATCGCGCTCGAGCAACGGGGACTGTCGCCGACCGTTTACGAGGCGGCGTCCGAGTACCGACCGATCGGTGCCGGACTGCTCTTGCAGACCAATGCCCTCCTCGTTTTCGACCGCCTCGGCATCGTCGACCGCGTTCGGGCCGCAGGCGTCCCCCTCGAGGACGTACAGATTCGGTCTCCGGACGGACGGGTACTCCAACGATTCGATCTAGACGGACTCGAGCGTCGCGACTTCGGATACGGCTACGTCGCGATTCATCGCGGTGACCTCCAGCGGATACTCCTGGACGAATTGAGTACCGACGTCGAAACTGGAATGGCGTGTACGGACGTTACCGGGACGGAATCGCCGGCCGTCCTGTTCGACGACGGGACGCTCGTTCGTCCTGACGTTCTCATCGGAGCGGACGGCATCGACTCCGAGGTCCGGAACGTGATCGCCCCGGACGTCGAACTGCAAGCGCTTGATAGCGTCGTCTATCGGGCTATCGCCGAGATCGAGTCACTCGACCGCCATCGCAGGCTCGGATTCGAGGTCTGGGGTGACGGAACGTACACCGGCGGCGCACCGATCGCCTCCGATCGGTTTTACTGGTTCGCGACGGTTCAGAAAGGAGCGGCAGACGCGATAGATTCCCGAGAACTGACGGCGGTGCTTCGCGACCGATTCGCCGAGTTTCCGGATCCGGTCCCGTCCGTGCTCGAGTCACTCGAACCGGCGGATGTTTTTCGGACGGATCTAACTGACGTTCCCTCGCTCGACCGATGGTCCCGGGGCTCCGTCGTGCTCGCCGGTGATGCGGCACACGGCATGGTGCCGTTTGCCGGGCAGGGTGCAGCACAGGCGATCGAGGACGCGCTTATGCTGGCGCATTCGATCGATCGCCACGGGACGCCGGCCGATGCGTTCGAGGCGTACGAAGCGGAGCGAAAGACGAGAGCCGACCGAATCCGCGCCGAGGCACGCAGACTCGGGACCCTCGGGACGATGCGTTCGAGCATCGGTTGCCGAGTGCGAAATTTCGCGGTCGCGCACCTTCCGGCCGCGCTTTTCCACCGGTTTCGTCTCCGACGGATGTCCGGTACCTCGCTTCCCGAGGCCGCCACCTGTGACCCGTTCTCGAGGAGATAA
- a CDS encoding HalOD1 output domain-containing protein: MIDTRINKYISERSRSATEYRFGDEIPPSIAVVQAICDLEDSSPMSAPADVGFVLHDHIDPGALDTILSRGSGLGEVVVSFDVASENRYAIEISDDGRLTIRDERGD; encoded by the coding sequence ATGATCGATACACGAATAAACAAATACATCTCGGAGAGATCTCGATCCGCAACTGAGTACCGGTTCGGAGATGAGATCCCGCCAAGTATTGCTGTGGTTCAGGCAATCTGTGATCTCGAAGATAGTAGCCCGATGAGTGCCCCGGCCGATGTCGGATTCGTCCTTCACGATCACATCGATCCGGGGGCCCTCGATACGATTCTCTCCCGCGGAAGCGGTCTCGGCGAGGTCGTCGTTTCGTTCGACGTCGCAAGCGAGAACAGGTATGCCATCGAAATCAGCGACGACGGGCGGCTTACTATCCGTGACGAGCGCGGTGACTAG
- a CDS encoding GMP synthase subunit A, which translates to MTKIVVVDNHGQFTHLERRALRDLGVDTELIDNDTNPEKVAADGVVLSGGPDMDRTGRSAEYLEENVPVLGICLGMQLIAEELGGRVGGGEYGGYADVTVDIVDDDDPLTGSLYPETRVWASHADEVKELPDGFELTAKSDVCDVEAMSDSDRDLYGVQWHPEVAHTEQGEEIFENFLAICETQ; encoded by the coding sequence ATGACGAAGATCGTCGTAGTGGACAATCACGGGCAGTTCACCCATCTAGAACGCCGGGCGCTTCGCGACCTCGGCGTCGACACCGAGTTGATCGATAACGACACGAACCCTGAGAAAGTAGCTGCTGACGGGGTTGTCCTCTCCGGCGGCCCGGACATGGACCGCACCGGGCGTTCTGCGGAATACCTCGAGGAGAATGTCCCGGTTCTGGGAATCTGTCTGGGGATGCAACTGATCGCCGAGGAACTCGGCGGCCGCGTCGGCGGGGGCGAGTACGGCGGCTACGCGGACGTAACGGTCGATATCGTCGACGACGACGACCCGTTAACCGGTTCGCTGTATCCTGAAACGCGTGTCTGGGCGAGCCATGCAGACGAGGTGAAGGAACTCCCGGACGGCTTCGAACTGACCGCGAAAAGCGACGTTTGCGACGTCGAAGCGATGAGCGACTCCGACCGGGATCTTTACGGCGTCCAGTGGCACCCCGAAGTTGCCCACACCGAACAGGGAGAGGAGATATTCGAGAACTTCCTGGCGATCTGCGAAACGCAGTAG
- a CDS encoding carboxypeptidase regulatory-like domain-containing protein → MTNRNIRATTLAALVLLSVVAVPLGVVGASTDAGPSAERAVTQNDDLSQVITSINDNEIANANDSIASFNEQLQQKASLLSVDVENVDQVATVSAETAAEAQAEADRLRTAAGDREAAIFDRVVTVINEGGVADVDPNEVQSPADARAVSDRLEQQGGLATQAAQSLRDAADLVETDLEPNLTTAAEKLSAFEAEPSTGTVEGTVTDGNGGAVTNATVVVGDQQMTTADDGGYSLDIDPGEYTLAVSAAGYQDASEAVTVEAGATATVDVSLQAKDDGSGDDGTEDNESDTVADVVTSVNENEIANANDAITSFNEQLQQKANLLGVDVESVETVAEVEATTSSEGQSEANRLRTAADDREAAIFDRVVTVINEGGVADVDPNEVQSPADARAVADRLEQQGGLATQAAQSLRDAADLVETDLEPNLTTAAEKLAALDGNESEPAIGFIDGVITAANGEPIANATVSVGEQQTTTAADGSYGLELESGEYTVTVSAEGYRDASEEATVEANATTTVDVTLTEANDDGSTPGECPGPGPGPNDGSDIVSAIWNAVIDFGIEIAQIVITGAR, encoded by the coding sequence ATGACAAACAGAAACATACGGGCAACAACACTAGCTGCACTGGTATTGCTTTCAGTCGTCGCTGTCCCTCTCGGGGTTGTCGGGGCAAGTACCGATGCAGGACCAAGCGCTGAACGCGCTGTTACACAGAACGACGATCTGAGCCAGGTCATCACAAGCATCAACGACAACGAAATCGCGAACGCGAACGATTCGATCGCATCGTTCAACGAGCAATTACAACAGAAGGCTAGTCTCCTTAGCGTCGACGTCGAGAACGTCGACCAGGTCGCGACGGTCTCTGCTGAGACAGCCGCCGAAGCACAGGCGGAGGCCGACCGCCTCCGTACCGCTGCCGGCGACCGAGAAGCCGCCATCTTCGATCGGGTGGTGACGGTGATCAACGAAGGCGGCGTCGCGGACGTCGATCCGAACGAGGTACAATCGCCGGCCGACGCACGGGCCGTCTCCGACCGCCTCGAGCAACAGGGCGGCCTCGCCACGCAAGCAGCTCAGTCGCTGCGAGACGCCGCTGACCTCGTCGAAACCGATCTCGAGCCTAATCTTACGACTGCCGCCGAGAAACTGAGCGCCTTCGAGGCCGAACCGTCCACCGGGACGGTCGAAGGCACGGTCACCGATGGCAACGGTGGTGCGGTCACGAACGCGACCGTCGTTGTCGGTGACCAGCAGATGACGACCGCCGACGATGGGGGCTACTCCCTCGATATCGATCCGGGAGAGTACACACTCGCCGTCTCAGCGGCGGGATATCAGGACGCCAGCGAGGCCGTGACGGTCGAAGCAGGCGCAACAGCGACCGTCGACGTCTCCCTCCAGGCGAAGGACGACGGTTCGGGAGATGATGGAACTGAAGATAACGAATCGGATACAGTCGCTGATGTCGTCACGAGTGTTAACGAGAACGAGATCGCGAACGCGAACGATGCGATCACGTCGTTCAACGAGCAACTCCAGCAGAAGGCAAACCTTCTCGGCGTCGACGTCGAGAGCGTCGAGACCGTCGCCGAAGTCGAAGCTACAACCTCTTCGGAGGGTCAGTCGGAAGCTAACCGCCTTCGAACCGCCGCAGACGACCGAGAAGCCGCTATCTTCGATCGGGTGGTGACGGTGATCAACGAAGGTGGCGTCGCAGATGTCGATCCGAACGAGGTTCAATCGCCGGCCGACGCACGGGCCGTCGCCGACCGCCTCGAGCAACAGGGCGGCCTCGCCACGCAGGCGGCTCAATCGCTGCGAGATGCCGCCGACCTCGTCGAAACTGACCTCGAGCCCAATCTTACGACCGCCGCCGAGAAACTGGCAGCTCTCGACGGCAACGAGTCGGAGCCGGCCATCGGCTTCATCGACGGTGTCATTACTGCCGCCAACGGCGAACCGATCGCCAACGCGACCGTTTCCGTCGGTGAGCAACAGACGACTACTGCAGCCGACGGTAGCTACGGCCTCGAACTCGAGTCGGGTGAGTACACGGTTACCGTCTCGGCCGAGGGTTACCGGGACGCCAGCGAGGAGGCAACGGTCGAAGCCAACGCGACTACGACTGTCGACGTGACGCTCACCGAAGCGAACGACGATGGGTCGACTCCTGGCGAGTGTCCGGGGCCAGGACCGGGTCCGAACGACGGCTCCGATATCGTTTCCGCCATCTGGAACGCAGTTATCGACTTCGGAATCGAAATCGCTCAAATCGTTATCACAGGAGCTCGATAG
- a CDS encoding LUD domain-containing protein, producing the protein MTVDTVGRFERALEGLEVGLERVPAADASGRIETIAQGPVVGTPLPFEGVSLPDSVRTEPTPAELEAARTGITPVRFAIAEYGTVAIESTADGTEPIALYPDRHVAVVAERDVVPDLSAGFERLADGFDEGRTSVVFATGRSATADMGELVHGVHGPGDVHVIVLEDR; encoded by the coding sequence ATGACGGTCGACACAGTCGGACGGTTCGAACGAGCACTCGAGGGACTCGAGGTGGGCCTCGAGCGCGTCCCGGCCGCTGACGCGAGCGGGAGGATCGAAACGATCGCTCAGGGGCCGGTCGTCGGTACCCCACTTCCGTTCGAGGGGGTATCGCTCCCGGATTCGGTCAGGACGGAGCCGACCCCTGCCGAACTCGAAGCGGCCAGAACCGGCATTACTCCAGTTAGATTCGCGATCGCAGAGTACGGCACGGTTGCCATCGAATCGACCGCCGACGGTACAGAACCGATCGCTCTCTATCCTGATCGTCACGTCGCCGTCGTCGCAGAGAGAGACGTGGTACCTGATCTGAGTGCCGGCTTTGAGCGCCTCGCCGACGGCTTCGACGAGGGTCGAACTAGCGTCGTCTTCGCAACGGGACGGAGCGCGACCGCCGACATGGGTGAGCTCGTTCACGGCGTACACGGTCCCGGCGACGTCCACGTGATCGTCCTGGAGGACCGATAG